The DNA window CGAAAACTTTCAGCAGCATGCAGAGCATTACACCCGCCTGCTGAGCGAGGCGCAGCGCGAGATTGACGCACGCCGCGAGGAGCAGGAACGCCAGAACCGCGAGCGTCAGGCCGAACGGGATCGTGAGCGCGCAGAGCGTCAGGAACGTGAAGCCAGCCAGCCGGCTGAGCAGCAGCATCACCAGCCCGCGAACAACCAGCATCAGGATGCGCCTGCGCCCGCCGGCGGTGATCAGGACAGCAATCTTGTCGAGACGCCTGAGAGCCAGCCAAAGCCGCGCCCGAAACGCGCACCGCGACGCAAGCCCAAGCCCCGCAATGAGGGTGGTGAGGGCCAAAGCAGTGGCGGTGGTGATGCACCCGAGGCCGCTGAATAACCGGCAGAAACTCAGATTGAGTAAGATCGCGTAAAGCCCTGCCCTCCGGCGGGGCTTTTGCGTTCAGGGAGATTCTATGGCGCGGGCCAGCGCACAAAAACCCTCCAGCGGGATCTGTTCGGCGCGGTCGGTGGGTTTAATTCCGGCCGCGATCAGCCGGTCTTCGATATCAGGGGCTGTGCCTTTCAGCGCGGCGCGCAGCATTTTCCGGCGCTGGTTGAAAGCGGCGGCGACCACGCGTGACAGTACGGCTGCATTCGCCGGATATCGCGGCTCTGGCAGCGCCTGCAGATGCACCACGCTGCTGGAGACTTTGGGCGGCGGGGTAAAGGCCTCGGGCGGCAGTTGCATCACGATCCGCGCATCCGCACGCCACTGTGCCAGGATTGCGAGCCGGCCCCATGCCTTGCCACCGGGCTGCGCCACGATCCGTTCGGCGACTTCGCGCTGAAACATCAGTGTCAGGCTCTCCCAGAACGGCGGCCAGTCGGGCGGTGTCAGCCAGCGCACCAGCAGTTCGGTGCCGACGTTATATGGCAGGTTCGCCGCGACGCGCACAGGTGGTCTGAGCGATGCCAGCGGGTCGGTTTTCAGCGCGTCACCTTCGATCACGGTCAGCCGCCCGGGGTATGCGTCCGCGATCTCAGCAAGCGGCGGGAGGCAGCGCGCGTCTTTCTCGATCGCCAGCACGTGTCGCGCCCCTTCGGCCAGCAGACCACGGGTCAGACCGCCGGGGCCCGGACCGACTTCAAGCACATCACAGGTGCTCAGATCACCCGCCTGACGGGCGATTTTTGCCGTCAGGTTCAGATCAAGGAGGAAGTTCTGGCCCATGGATTTGCGGGCCTGAAGATCATGTGTCCGGATAACCTCGCGCAGCGGGGGCAGGGTGTCGATGGCGCTCATAAGGCACCTCCCGCGAAACCGGTCGCTGTCGCGGGTTTCATGATGAGCCTGCCATGCGGTGGGCCAGTTTGATCGCCTCAGACATGCTGACCGGGCTGGCGATGCCTCTGCCGGCGATGTCGAAAGCCGTGCCGTGATCAGGCGAGGTTCGGATGAAGGGCAGTCCAAGGGTCACGTTCACGCCCCGGTCAAAATCCAGGGTCTTGATCGGGATCAGCGCCTGGTCGTGATACATGCAAATAGCAACGTCATATCCCGCACGTGCGGCGGCGTGAAACATCGTATCGGCGGGCATTGGCCCGGCGATGTTTATACCACCGGCGGCAAGCTCATCAACCAGTGCCGCGATCCAGTCAGTCTCCTCGCGGCCCATGGTTCCGCCTTCACCAGCATGCGGGTTCAGGCCCGCAATGGCGATACGGGGTTTTGCGATGCCGAACCGTTTCTGCAGATCGGTGTGGGTAATGTCGATGGTGCTGCGCAGCAGCTCCGGTGTCAGGGTGGCGGGGACGTCTTTCAGGGCGATGTGAATGGTCACGGGCACGACGCGCAGTGCCTCAGAGGCCAGCATCATTACCGCCCGGCCACTGCCACCGGCCAGAGCACCGAGGTATTCTGTATGTCCCGGATAGGCGAAGCCGGCCCCCTCAATCAGGGCCTTTTTGTTGATAGGTGCGGTGCAGAGGGCGGAGGCCTCACCGGACTGCACCAGCCCGACACAGCGTTCTATCGCGTCGATCACACCCTGAGCGTTGGCAGCGTCGGGTGAGCCGGGCGTGGCGGGGTGGGCAAAGCTCTGCGCCAGCACCGGCAGGGCGCGGGGGCAAACCATTGCTGCCTCAGAGAGGGTTGCGATCTCTTCAAAGGGTGTGCCGGCGGGCAGATGGCGCGGGTCGCCGACCCAGGCCATAGGTATGTCATCGCGCAGCATCGCCCAGGCTCCGGCCGCAACTTCCGGCCCGATACCGGCCGGCTCGCCGCAGCTTATGACAACCGGTTTATCCGGCAGGGTCATGGAAAGACGATACGGGCATCCGCACGCAGCTGCGCAAGCAGGCTCTGTGCATAGGTGTTGATCGTGCGCTCGCGCAGCGCTGCCGCTGCATCCTCGCGGGCCACTTCCTCGTTAATCACCGATGTCCGTCCGCAAAGCATCAGAAAGACCAGCGTCTGGCCGCCTGAGCGGGTCAGTGTGGTCGAAACCTCGCCCGGATCCAGCTTGCTCAGCTCAATCGCGATATCCTGCGGGATTTCGCCGGGTGGCAGGCTCTGACGTTCGAGAATTTCCTCAGGTTTTCCTTTCGCCACGCCGTATAGGTCATCGCAGATATCGACCCGGGCGCGCAGCTTGCGCGCGGCATTCAGCCCCGCCTGGCTGCGACCGCCGGGCAGGTAATAGGCGGCATATTCTATCGCTGCGTATTCTTCGACCGGATCGCCGGTCTCTTCGATGTCACGCAGCTGAAAGAGGGCGACCGCATCCTGAATGGCGATCGGCGCGGTGACCTCGCCTGGTGCCAGTGCCAGCAGCAGCGGGCGCAGCACGGGCGGCAGATTGC is part of the Roseobacter ponti genome and encodes:
- a CDS encoding DUF4167 domain-containing protein: MKSSRSRSRSKSNRNRSNNNQGGNVVNRVFDSSGPEGKVRGTPQQIIEKYNQLARDAQLSNDRVAAENFQQHAEHYTRLLSEAQREIDARREEQERQNRERQAERDRERAERQEREASQPAEQQHHQPANNQHQDAPAPAGGDQDSNLVETPESQPKPRPKRAPRRKPKPRNEGGEGQSSGGGDAPEAAE
- the rsmA gene encoding 16S rRNA (adenine(1518)-N(6)/adenine(1519)-N(6))-dimethyltransferase RsmA, with protein sequence MSAIDTLPPLREVIRTHDLQARKSMGQNFLLDLNLTAKIARQAGDLSTCDVLEVGPGPGGLTRGLLAEGARHVLAIEKDARCLPPLAEIADAYPGRLTVIEGDALKTDPLASLRPPVRVAANLPYNVGTELLVRWLTPPDWPPFWESLTLMFQREVAERIVAQPGGKAWGRLAILAQWRADARIVMQLPPEAFTPPPKVSSSVVHLQALPEPRYPANAAVLSRVVAAAFNQRRKMLRAALKGTAPDIEDRLIAAGIKPTDRAEQIPLEGFCALARAIESP
- the pdxA gene encoding 4-hydroxythreonine-4-phosphate dehydrogenase PdxA translates to MTLPDKPVVISCGEPAGIGPEVAAGAWAMLRDDIPMAWVGDPRHLPAGTPFEEIATLSEAAMVCPRALPVLAQSFAHPATPGSPDAANAQGVIDAIERCVGLVQSGEASALCTAPINKKALIEGAGFAYPGHTEYLGALAGGSGRAVMMLASEALRVVPVTIHIALKDVPATLTPELLRSTIDITHTDLQKRFGIAKPRIAIAGLNPHAGEGGTMGREETDWIAALVDELAAGGINIAGPMPADTMFHAAARAGYDVAICMYHDQALIPIKTLDFDRGVNVTLGLPFIRTSPDHGTAFDIAGRGIASPVSMSEAIKLAHRMAGSS